The DNA sequence ATGGCAGCAACCCGGGCCCGTTCGTCTTCAATATCTGTCTCAGCCCTGAGCGGTCGTCCACGGCGTTTCATTTCATTCATGGAGAGCCCTTGATTGGCTGAGTGTCATAATTAAATATAACGCGTAGTAAAAAATATTCAAGGAAAGCATGCCATGCATGAGGCATCACCGATAATCTTCAGAGCCATCCTCTTTTTGGCCGGAGGATTCGTTGTGCTGTTGGGACTCGACATTGGTCTGGGCGGCATCACCACACGCGGCTGGTTGGGCTCAAGCGACTTTTTGGCAGTCACCGATACACATGCCTATGCGGTTCAGGACAACCACGTAAAATTCTTGGGTGGTGTCTGGCTGGGCGTGGGTCTGGCGCTTTGCGCCGGTGTCTGGAACCCGACCCGGTTCGCACAAACACTACGATTGGTCTTCGCTCTCATTTTCTTTGGCGGCGTCATGCGATTGCTCTCGGACAATCCGGAAATAGCTTTTGCACAGGACATCATGGGCTCACTTGTCGCCGAGCTGGTCGGCATGCCAATCCTGTATCTCTGGCATCGTCAGGTGTTGCGCAGCGGCACTGCTGCGGCTACCTGAGGGTCACTCCGGTGCGACGATTTCCGTTGTGACCCTGCCAAGCTTGGCTGCCTGCAGCACAACCTGATTGCCAGGCTTAAGGAAAGCACCGCTCGCTTTTGCATCTTCAACAACGGTTTCAATGACCCATTGAACAACGGAGCGATCCCACCCACCCAAAAGCCAATTAATGACCGCACGAACATAGACAGAGAGTCCGATTTCGCCCTGAAAGATGGTTCCGCTTGGCGTGCCGCCGAGCAGGGCGGTGCGCAGTGGGATGGTGCCATTGTCTAGGGGCAGCATGATCGGTGTACCTCGATAGTCCCAGACCACATCGCGACGCTGGTCGATCTGAGCGAGCATCTCCTCAAAGTCCCAGACCGCCTGTCGCTGGAAGGCGCGTTGTCGCTCTTGGCCGTCAACAGAAAGCGTCAGCTCAATGTCAGGCACAAAACTCTTCCGGTCGCGGGGAATGACAAACAGGTCCCCAATCGGCATGAAGCCGGGTGCGCTTTTTCCCGTGGTGAAGCCATTGCCTGAGGCGGGATCGAAGGGATCGAGATGACGGAGAAGTGCTGCGCGATCTGTAAAATCATTGCAGAGAAAGAGCCCCACATGTTCCGGCGGAACATTCAAGTCAATCGCTTCAAAACCAACGAAACAGAGCTCGACTTCAAAATCCAGCAACCACGCATCAGAATAGGTGAGCGCGCCGCTCCGGGTTGGCTGAACTGCCTTGGTGAAGAGAAAGGGCCCATCTTCGACTGTCGCTTCTTCCGCGTGCTCTGGGAAGTTTGTGCCCGCCGCGATATGTCGATCCGTCAGCGCGACCGGCATCAGCAGATCTGACGCCTGTGCCTCAAACCGGGCAACGGATGCAGCGATCAAGGCGTCGAGGCCCTCAAACCCCAGAGCCTGAAAAGCGGTGATAGGATCATCTGGCGCACCGGTTAGCACGACACCGGATACTGCCCCGTCCTCATAGCTGCTGACTGAGATCAGCTTTGGTGTCCCGTCAATATTGACGCGTGCGAGCGTCAGAGCGTCGGCGGGTGCCGCAATCTCGACGGTTGCAGGCGCGGCTGACGCTGTCCCTGCAGTGGAAACTTGTGTGCCGAGGACGGCAGCGGCAAAACCAAACAGGAGAGGCGAGAAGAAAGGTTTCATCTGGCATGAGCTTTCTGGATTTAGGAATAACGGGATCAGGCAATGAGCAGATAAACGCCAACACTATTGATAATGAACAGGATGGTACCTCCGCCAAGGTTGGTGTCCACCAAATAGGTTTTGCCGAAGAGCTTCCAGTGCCAGGGTTTGATCCCATTCACGTCTTTCAGCGATCCTTCAAACAGGCTCATTGATCCAAGTGTCGCATAGAAGGCGATAAACCAGACATAAAGCAGGCAAACCGCAATCCAGGTGTGGGTTGACTGGTCTGGCGCCGGCATCCAGAGCAGCGCCAGTATGATGATCGATACGCCCGCTTGAGTGAGCACCTGCCAGACAACGTGGAAGCGCGCGTGCGGTGTCCACAAGGGATTGGTTGCGTGGGTCTTGTTAAAGTCTGCGACCATCGGGCCGACACTGATGGCGACAGCGATCAGCGAGAAAATAATACGAGCAACAAAGATCGGGTCCATGATGTGTTCCTCCAGAGTATTTCCAGGTGAA is a window from the Rhodobiaceae bacterium genome containing:
- a CDS encoding fumarylacetoacetate (FAA) hydrolase family protein codes for the protein MKPFFSPLLFGFAAAVLGTQVSTAGTASAAPATVEIAAPADALTLARVNIDGTPKLISVSSYEDGAVSGVVLTGAPDDPITAFQALGFEGLDALIAASVARFEAQASDLLMPVALTDRHIAAGTNFPEHAEEATVEDGPFLFTKAVQPTRSGALTYSDAWLLDFEVELCFVGFEAIDLNVPPEHVGLFLCNDFTDRAALLRHLDPFDPASGNGFTTGKSAPGFMPIGDLFVIPRDRKSFVPDIELTLSVDGQERQRAFQRQAVWDFEEMLAQIDQRRDVVWDYRGTPIMLPLDNGTIPLRTALLGGTPSGTIFQGEIGLSVYVRAVINWLLGGWDRSVVQWVIETVVEDAKASGAFLKPGNQVVLQAAKLGRVTTEIVAPE
- a CDS encoding hypothetical protein (domain of unknown function (DUF4345)), with the translated sequence MHEASPIIFRAILFLAGGFVVLLGLDIGLGGITTRGWLGSSDFLAVTDTHAYAVQDNHVKFLGGVWLGVGLALCAGVWNPTRFAQTLRLVFALIFFGGVMRLLSDNPEIAFAQDIMGSLVAELVGMPILYLWHRQVLRSGTAAAT